A portion of the Aricia agestis chromosome 1, ilAriAges1.1, whole genome shotgun sequence genome contains these proteins:
- the LOC121730965 gene encoding myrosinase 1-like produces the protein MLYRTFVLCILVRNTWSSSWKSEVEEGSKVHFPPWFKFGSATASHQIEGAWNASGKTPHIWDVFAHTVPGAISDGSNGDVACDSYRLWREDVKMAADLGLDFYRFSISWPRILPSGFPNHINEEGVRYYRELMDGLLEVGIEPVVTIYHWELPQSLQDLGGWTNPLVVDWYADYARVLFTLYADRVKTWITLNEPMVFCEATYTLGSHAPGILSPGIGNFLCNRHALLAHAKAWRIYDQEFRHKYHGKLALTNNLLWFEPDEGHGDEVAELVRELGAGMYSHPIYSKEGGWPPVIEKIIAERSRRQGYPKSRLPPFTKEEIKFIRGTYDFYGFNYYTARLARWAKPGEVLGKWPHFGTDELNISLVVKPEWKKSPLDWFIIYPEGIRRQMKWLKRKYGNIEIFIMENGLANIDPRLDDTDRVDFYREHLRQVLLSIYEDGVNVTGYTAWSLMDNYEWIDGYHSKFGLYAVDFSDSERRRTPRASAFYYSSVVRTGSLVLPATYTSYTASSSKNALSYITIVINFMLALSLIK, from the exons ATGTTGTACCGAACTTTTGTGTTGTG TATTCTAGTCCGAAACACCTGGAGCTCCAGCTGGAAGTCGGAGGTGGAGGAGGGTTCCAAGGTCCACTTCCCGCCATGGTTCAAGTTCGGCTCGGCAACCGCGTCACATCAGATCGAGGGTGCCTGGAATGCTAGCG GTAAAACTCCCCACATCTGGGATGTGTTCGCCCACACGGTGCCAGGAGCCATCTCCGACGGCTCCAATGGCGACGTGGCCTGCGACAGCTACCGCCTGTGGCGAGAAGACGTGAAGATGGCCGCGGACCTGGGCCTGGACTTCTACAG GTTCTCCATATCATGGCCGAGGATACTCCCATCGGGTTTCCCGAACCACATCAACGAGGAGGGGGTGCGGTACTACCGCGAGCTGATGGACGGTCTGCTCGAGGTGGGCATCGAGCCCGTCGTCACCATCTACCACTGGGAACTGCCCCAGTCGCTACAGGATCTGG GTGGTTGGACCAATCCCCTAGTAGTCGACTGGTATGCGGACTACGCCCGTGTCCTCTTCACCCTATACGCGGATAGAGTGAAGACCTGGATAACCCTGAACGAGCCCATGGTCTTCTGCGAGGCGACGTACACCCTGGGCAGCCACGCTCCAGGCATCCTCAGCCCAGGGATAGGCAACTTCCTCTGCAACAGGCATGCGTTGCTGGCACACGCTAAAGCCTGGAGAATTTACGATCAAGAGTTTAGGCATAAGTATCATG ggAAATTGGCATTGACGAACAATCTGCTCTGGTTCGAGCCGGATGAAGGGCATGGAGACGAAGTGGCAGAGCTCGTTCGAGAACTTGGT gcTGGTATGTACTCGCATCCGATATATTCCAAGGAAGGTGGATGGCCGCCGGTGATAGAGAAGATTATAGCGGAGCGCAGCCGGCGACAGGGATACCCCAAGTCCAGACTACCACCGTTTACTAAGGaagaaattaaatttattagag GAACGTACGACTTCTACGGCTTCAACTACTACACTGCGCGGCTGGCGCGGTGGGCGAAACCGGGTGAGGTGCTGGGCAAGTGGCCACACTTCGGCACCGACGAGCTCAACATCTCCCTCGTCGTTAAGCCTGAGTGGAAGAAGTCTCCTCTCGACTGGTTCATT ATCTACCCCGAAGGCATTCGTCGTCAGATGAAGTGGCTGAAGCGGAAGTACGGGAACATCGAGATCTTCATCATGGAGAACGGGCTCGCCAACATCGACCCGCGCCTCGACGACACCGACCGCGTCGACTTCTACAGGGAACACTTGAGACAG GTCCTGCTGTCGATCTACGAGGACGGCGTGAACGTGACGGGCTACACCGCTTGGAGCCTCATGGACAACTACGAGTGGATTGATGGATACCA TTCCAAGTTCGGTCTATACGCGGTGGACTTCTCAGACAGCGAGCGGCGCCGCACGCCGCGTGCGTCTGCGTTTTACTATAGCAGCGTCGTCCGCACCGGCTCGCTGGTGCTACCGGCTACGTACACCTCATACACTGCTAGTAGCAGCAAAAACGCGCTGTCTTACATTACTATagtaataaattttatgttagcattaagtttaataaaataa